From one Rhopalosiphum padi isolate XX-2018 chromosome 2, ASM2088224v1, whole genome shotgun sequence genomic stretch:
- the LOC132919321 gene encoding protein sidekick isoform X1, with product MEEEERNDRLSCKQRNYMLAVTVVLLLSTITHCECQSYQAPRFITQPTSTKNVIGEGQTKIIQCQALGFPAPVYKWYKDGKEVGDFSSEYQSFRLLNLKHDDGGTYQCIAKNEVGSILSQKIEINIAYMDNFMEVTDPIVRVERGQAAILDCPPIKSYPPPMVQWLTDDGTQLYDIKYASVAETHQLVVLSASDSDQKAYRVRATNPLLGKDEFSQYLRINTIGGSQSGEIAPYFVVKPKGKHIIKGHKTTELQCIANARPLHELGTMWFKDDIPIENTNGVDYIYNDPWNRTLSLINAKLTYTGRYTCQVRFVSGGYAPISADADIFVLEPPTFVGNLRMETLGEYGSTVRISCDTIGVPQPKITWYRNAETISQNNRYTVEEDGTLVIKKLNIEDSGMFQCEAENEAGSDSISTWLKVKRRSKRWTRASVYRMMPWQHPSARKNLPPTGPIIENEPQNSTVLEGNEVILSCRVIGAPKPNTTWIFGDLFLSLNERIRILDTGDLFISSTKVQDTGKYSCIRSNEAGTVEMHAYIKVLGKTTIVEPPMDTRVLLGQNSIMKCKVSSDPSVLYQIDWFHNNKSLGAGNSRIKVSADGTLEIGVVRAGDAGVYTCSVSSPGGNEKRHAHLSILELPYPPNVAQAERVGPRSVNVSWTVGFDGNSPILKYIVQKRQIETQSLLDPLVDWVTELTNISANSRYVVLENLKAANTYQFRISAMNAIGEGTPSQPSNFVTLPQQAPSGPPLGFVGSARSNSEIITQWQPPLEEHHNGQILGYIIRYRLHGYINSPWTDHNITSGAQHYYLIQDLITWKDYVLQVASYNNKGVGVYSDSIRIKTKEGVPEAAPIDVIARPINSTSVQVWWKPPDPQKINGINQGYKLQAWIGERVEHEMTVAPSLFDPLAQQTTTFVNLKKFTAYNVTVLCFTDPGDGPISSPSLVVTHEDVPDLVGSLHFEDVSDRSVNVVWSSPLHTNGHLIGYTVSYSIRDRPETTHLVNVTSDITSIVIDQLQATTHYKFEVFAWTKVGSGPSRIATIQSGIEPVLPNPPTKLAITNIEPFSVVLQFTPGFDGNSSITKWVVEAQTARNTTWFTVHEESSPEATTLKVLQLVPYTLYRLRITAWNVVGASEPSDPTKDFQTIQAPPAHPPYNVTVRAMSSTELRVRWIPLQQSEWFGNGKGYNITYRLFNTSVVYTVTIEDITSNSFVLDSLQKFTQYDVTMNAFNDVGSSGPSPSAFERTRESVPSMGPINVVANATSSTTIVVSWGDVPSDHRNGIIEGFKVYYKPGGRAVYPVQIKDIPKNSTFTTTLTELKKFVQYSIQVLAYSRLGDGVLSTPITRVQTFEDVPGAPSNVSFPDVTSTTARVIWDVPADPNGEILAYRINYQLHSSEGYNFSKEFPASDRTFRAIDLIPDQYYMFWVTAQTRLGWGKSQSALVFSSNNREIPQAPSSPQISRSQIQATQITFSWTPGRDGYAPLRYYTVQKSEEIGPWTTIPERIDPSITSYTIQDLLPFTLYRFRIQATNDIGPSSYSHESPQVRTLPTSPSRVVGKVQVVPITTTSVRVTWEPIPPQYWNGDTQTGGYKVLYQPVSDIPMALQTIPSQLIMGTTEKTLVIGDLVRDRNYDIIVVPFNSQGNGPPSMPIPVYVGEAVPTGEPRSVSAFAISSTEVRLSWEHPQQNQQNGDLLGYKIFYIVTDSPNEHRVEEETEVVPATYVSHSLVFLDKYTEYKIQILAFNPAGDGPRSAPIIVRTHQGVPGPPTDLQFSEITMNSLKVSWTPPKRKNGQLLGYIITYETAEQNERFSKQVKQRVNQTWLLVQPLEEEVTYTFSVRAQTIDLGVAIKGNVTTGPQPGSPKSPFDLSLVKTVSSVALKWTNGASGKGPILGYYIQSRRKATQDWEHYDTRWTTVTKSNSGPLDEFSVSYQSLLPSTSYLFRIVAHNEFGISYPAYSDDVVLTPSKLYLEYGYLQMKPFYRQTWFMVALAAASLVILIMVIAILCVKSKSYKYKQEAQKTLEESMVMDIDDRQQLAMELHRTRMSNNNSLGRMSIHNTLHHSLHRRKPPIGTLGKSPPRPSPASVPYHSDDDSVKGYDENPDDSSVTEKPSEISSTDSQGSESENESVRSDPHSFVNHYANVNDSLRQSWKRQKPVRNYSSYTDSEPEGSAVMSLNGGQIIMNNMARSRAPLPGFSSFV from the exons ATGGAAGAAGAAGAAAGAAATGACCGTTTATCTTGCAAGCAAAGGAACTACATGCTCGCCGTCACTGTCGTATTACTGCTGTCCACCATCACTCATTGTGAATGCC agtCCTATCAGGCTCCTCGGTTCATCACGCAGCCTACGTCTACTAAAAATGTGATCGGCGAAGGACagacaaaaattattcaatgcCAAGCTCTTG gCTTTCCGGCTCCAGTTTACAAATGGTACAAAGATGGAAAAGAAGTGGGAGATTTTTCATCAGAATATCAATCTTTCCGTCTTTTAAATCTAAAACATGACGATGGAGGAACTTATCAATGTATAGCAAAAAATGAAGTTGGATCGATACTATctcaaaaaattgaaataaacattGCGT atatgGACAATTTTATGGAAGTCACCGATCCAATAGTTAGAGTTGAAAGAGGTCAAGCAGCAATTTTGGATTGCCCGCCAATTAAAAGCTACCCACCACCTATGGTACAGTGGTTAACTGATGACGGCACTCAGCTATACGACATCAAATATGCCTCAGTTGCAGAGACTCATCAATTAGTGGTATTATCAGCCTCTGACAGCGACCAAAAAGCATACAG GGTGAGAGCAACGAACCCTTTGTTAGGAAAAGACGAATTTAGTCAGTATTTAAGAATCAACACCATAGGAGGCTCTCAGTCTGGAGAAATTGCCccttattttgttgttaaaccTAAAGGAAAGCACATCATCAAAGGTCATAAAACTACCGAGCTCCAGTGCATAGCCAATGCAAGGCCCTTACATGAATTAGGAACCATGTGGTTCAAAGACGACATACCGATAGAAAATACAAATGGTGTTGATTATATTTACAACGATCCGTGGAACAGAACTTTATCACTTATCAATGCCAAATTGACTTATACCGGTCGGTATACTTGTCAGGTTCGATTTGTATCAGGTGGATATGCACCTATTTCTGCAGACGCTGATATTTTCGTCTTAG AACCTCCAACATTTGTTGGTAATTTGAGGATGGAAACCCTTGGCGAATACGGGTCTACTGTTAGAATAAGTTGTGACACCATTGGGGTGCCACAGCCAAAAATAACTTGGTATCGTAACGCAGAGACAATAAGTCAAaacaatag GTACACGGTTGAAGAAGATGGTACTTTGGTAATAAAGAAATTGAACATCGAAGATTCTGGCATGTTTCAATGTGAAGCAGAAAACGAAGCCGGGTCAGATTCTATTAGTACGTGGTTGAAAGTCAAAA GACGTTCTAAACGCTGGACGAGAGCCTCTGTGTACCGAATGATGCCATGGCAACACCCGAGTGCCCGAAAAAATTTACCTC CTACTGGTCCAATTATTGAGAATGAACCTCAAAATTCTACAGTTCTAGAAGGAAATGAAGTTATATTGTCTTGTAGAGTTATTGGTGCACCTAAACCAAATACTACTTGGATTTTTGGTG atttatttttatcattgaatgAAAGAATTCGCATTCTAGATACAGgagatttatttatatcatccaCAAAAGTTCAAGACACTGGAAAATATTCTTGCATAAGATCAAATGAAGCCGGCACTGTGGAAATGCATGCATATATTAAAGTTCTAG gtaAAACAACCATTGTTGAACCTCCTATGGATACTAGAGTTTTATTAGGACAAAATTCTATTATGAAATGTAAAGTGTCTAGTGATCCTTCTGTGCTTTATCAAATTGATTGGTTTCATAATAACAA GAGTCTTGGGGCGGGAAATTCAAGAATAAAAGTTTCTGCTGATGGTACATTAGAAATTGGAGTCGTGCGTGCTGGTGATGCTGGTGTCTATACTTGTTCAGTTTCATCTCCTGGAGGCAATGAGAAAAGACATGCACATTTAAGTATACTTGAATTGCCTTATCCTCCAAATGTTGCTCAGGCTGAACGTGTTGGACCCAGATCTGTGAATGTTTCTTGGACTGTAGGTTTTGATGGAAATAgtcctatattaaaatatattgttcaaaAACGACAAATTG aaaCTCAATCATTGTTGGATCCACTTGTTGATTGGGTTACTGAACTTACCAATATATCTGCAAATTCTCGTTATGTGGTCTTGGAAAATTTAAAAGCAGCTAATACTTATCAATTTAGAATCAGTGCTATGAATGCAATTGGTGAAGGAACACCTTCACAACCAAGCAATTTTGTTACATTGCCACAACAAG CTCCATCTGGACCACCTTTAGGGTTTGTTGGATCAGCTAGATCAAATTCAGAAATTATTACTCAATGGCAACCTCCCTTAGAAGAGCATCATAATGGCCAAATTCttggatatattataagatataggtTACATGGTTATATTAATAGTCCATGGACTGATCATAATATTACTAGTGGG GCtcagcattattatttaattcaagatCTTATTACATGGAAAGACTATGTGCTTCAAGTAGCTTCCTACAATAATAAAGGAGTTGGAGTTTATAGTGATAGTATAAGAATAAAGACTAAAGAAGGag ttccAGAAGCAGCTCCAATTGATGTAATAGCTAGACCAATAAATAGTACTTCGGTTCAAGTTTGGTGGAAACCTCCAGAtccacaaaaaataaatggcaTTAATCAAGGCTACAAACTTCAAGCATGGATTG GAGAACGAGTAGAACATGAAATGACAGTTGCTCCTAGTTTATTTGATCCACTTGCTCAGCAGACCACAACATTTGTGAACCTTAAGAAATTTACAGCCTATAATGTTACGGTGTTATGTTTCACTGATCCTGGTGATGGTCCAATCAGTAGTCCATCATTAGTTGTCACACACGAAGAtg ttcctgATTTAGTTGGTAGTCTCCACTTTGAAGATGTATCAGATCGTTCTGTGAATGTTGTTTGGTCTTCACCATTGCATACTAATGGTCATTTGATTGGCTATACTGTGTCTTATTCCATACGTGATCGACCAGAAACCACACACTTAGTAAACGTCACCTCAGACATCACTAGTATTGTAATTGATCAATTACAAGCCACTACTCATTATAAATTTGAAGTATTCGCTTGGACAAAAGTTGGTTCCGGTCCTAGTAGAATAGCCACAATACAGTCTGGTATTGAACCGGTTTTGCCCAATCCACCTACTAAGTTAGCCATCACAAATATTGAGCCTTTTTCAGTTGTGCTCCAATTTACACCAGGGTTTGATGGAAATTCTTCTATCACTAAATGGGTTGTAGAA gcACAAACTGCAAGGAATACAACTTGGTTTACTGTGCATGAAGAAAGTAGTCCTGAAGCAACTACACTGAAAGTTCTTCAATTAGTTCCTTACACGTTATACCGTTTAAGAATCACCGCATGGAATGTAGTTGGTGCATCAGAGCCTTCAGACCCCACTAAAGATTTTCAAACTATTCAAGCACCTCCAGCTCATCCTCCTTATAATGTCACTGTACGTGCAATGTCTTCTACTGAACTTCGTGTCCGTTGgatt CCTTTGCAACAAAGTGAATGGTTTGGAAATGGGAAAGGTTACAATATAActtatagattatttaatactaGTGTTGTATATACTGTCACAATTGAAGATATTACTTCAAATTCATTCGTTTTGGACTCTTTACAAAAATTTACTCAATATGATGTAACTATGAATGCGTTTAATGATGTTGGATCATCTGGCCCTAGTCCATCAGCTTTTGAACGTACAAGAGAATCAG tgCCATCAATGGGGCCTATAAATGTTGTTGCAAATGCAACATCTTCTACAACTATTGTGGTTAGTTGGGGTGATGTACCTTCTGATCATCGAAATGGAATCATTGAAGGATTTAaa gtTTACTATAAGCCAGGTGGCCGTGCTGTGTATCCTGTACAAATTAAAGATATTCCAAAAAATTCAACTTTCACAACTACATTGACAGAGTTAAAGAAATTTGTTCAGTACAGCATTCAAGTTCTAGCTTATAGTCGGTTAGGGGATGGTGTGTTATCTACTCCAATTACTAGAGTTCAAACTTTTGAAGAtg TTCCTGGTGCTCCATCTAATGTATCTTTTCCTGATGTTACTTCAACTACTGCCAGAGTTATTTGGGATGTCCCTGCTGATCCTAACGGTGAAATTCTTGCTTATcgcataaattatcaattacatAGTTCTGAAGGCTATAATTTTTCCAAAGAATTTCCTGCTTCAGACAGAACATTcag AGCCATTGATCTTATACCTGATCAGTACTACATGTTTTGGGTCACAGCCCAAACACGGTTAGGCTGGGGTAAAAGTCAGTCTGCACTTGTTTTTTCATCAAACAATCGTGAAATACCACAAGCTCCTTCTTCGCCACAAATAAGTCGTAGTCAGATTCAAGCCACACAAATTACATTCAGTTGGACCCCAGGACGAGATGGCTATGCTCCATTAAGATATTATACAGTACAGAAGTCAGAAGAAATTGGTCCTTGGACCACTATACCTGAACGAATAGATCCGTCTATTACTTCATACACTATCCAAGACCTCTTACCTTTCACTTTATATCGGTTTCGTATTCAAGCAACGAATGACATTGGTCCAAGTAGCTATAGTCATGAATCTCCTCAAGTCAGGACTTTACCTACCT ctcCAAGTCGTGTAGTTGGTAAGGTTCAAGTTGTACCCATTACAACAACAAGTGTACGTGTCACCTGGGAACCTATACCTCCTCAGTATTGGAATGGTGATACCCAAACTGGAGGTTATAAAGTTTTGTACCAACCTGTTTCTGACATTCCTATGGCATTGCAAACAATACCTAGTCAATTAATTATGGGCACAACAGAAAAAACTCTTGTCATTGGAGATTTAGTTCGTGACCGAAATTATGATATCATTGTAGTTCCGTTCAATTCTCAAGGTAATGGTCCACCTTCTATGCCTATTCCTGTCTACGTTGGAGAAGCTGTCCCTACAGGTGAACCTCGTAGTGTATCCGCATTTGCCATATCATCGACAGAAGTTCGGTTGTCTTGGGAACATCCACAACAAAATCAACAAAATGGAGATTTATTGGGATACaaa ATATTTTACATTGTGACTGATTCACCAAATGAACATCGTGTGGAAGAAGAAACAGAAGTTGTTCCTGCCACTTATGTTAGTCATAGCTTGGTGTTTTTGGACAAATACActgaatataaaattcaaatacttgCATTTAATCCAGCCGGTGATGGGCCAAGGTCTGCACCTATTATTGTTAGAACTCATCAG gGAGTACCGGGTCCACCAACTGATCTTCAATTTTCTGAAATAACAATGAATAGTCTTAAAGTTTCATGGACACCTCCAAAACGGAAAAATGGCCAACTTCTAGGTTACATAATTACGTATGAAACAGCTGAACAAAACGAAC gttttagCAAACAAGTAAAACAAAGAGTAAATCAAACGTGGCTTCTTGTTCAGCCTTTAGAAGAAGAAGTGACTTATACTTTCTCAGTCAGGGCTCAAACTATAGATTTGGGAGTTGCCATTAAAGGAAATGTAACTACTGGACCACAACCAGGTTCACCAAAGAGTCCATTTGACCTATCATTAGTCAAAACTGTATCTAGTGTTGCACTTAAATGGACAAATGGAGCATCTGGAAAAGGACCAATTCTTGGATACTACATACAGAGCAGACGCAAAG CCACACAAGACTGGGAACATT aTGACACACGTTGGACAACAGTTACAAAAAGTAATAGTGGACCATTGGATGAATTCTCAGTGTCCTATCAGAGTTTGCTGCCATCAACTTcatatttgtttagaattgtagCTCATAACGAGTTTGGTATTAGTTATCCAGCCTATTCAGATGATgtg gttTTAACTCCATCAAAATTGTACTTGGAGTATGGTTACTTACAAATGAAGCCATTCTATAGACAGACATGGTTTATGGTTGCTTTAGCTGCTGCATCACTAGTTATACTTATTATGGTTATTGCTATACTATGTGTTAAAAGCAAAAGTTACAAATATAAAC aaGAAGCACAAAAAACCTTAGAAGAATCTATGGTTATGGATATTGATGATCGACAGCAATTGGCCATGGAACTTCATAGAACCAGAATGTCAAACAACAATTCTCTTGGACGGATGTCTATTCATAATACTTTACACCATTCACTACACAGACGGAAACCACCAATCGGAACTTTAGGAAAATCTCCACCAAGGCCATCTCCAGCGAGTGTTCCTTATCATAGTGATGATGATAGTGTTAAAGGTTATGATGAAAATCCAGACGATAGTTCAGTTACTGAAAAACCTTCAGAAATCAGTTCAACAGACTCTCag GGATCAGAAAGTGAGAATGAAAGTGTGCGATCAGATCCACATTCGTTTGTTAACCACTATGCCAATGTCAATGATTCTTTAAGACAGTCGTGGAAACGGCAAAAACCTGTTAGAAACTATTCTAGTTATACAGATTCAGAACCTGAAGGAAGTGCTGTGATGAGCCTTAATGGTGgccaaattataatgaataacatGGCCAGATCACGAGCTCCACTACCAGGATTCTCATCGTTTGTTTAA